In Zingiber officinale cultivar Zhangliang chromosome 3B, Zo_v1.1, whole genome shotgun sequence, a single window of DNA contains:
- the LOC122054901 gene encoding lysine-rich arabinogalactan protein 19-like, whose amino-acid sequence MSARVEPVGQRQTPHGTVGASGSQTPMVSEVPTTTVPVVPTPTVFTMPPAVPPAAYLIPPPAVPTAYLAPPPAVRTAYSIPPPTVPTAYPAPPPAVPAIAYPAHAPAALVTPIAPPITPAYIDPAVPPVVPVPAYAIAPGVPPPAYPAVPPVVLAPVVSPVTATVPTHLTDIVAARARIPALAESMKS is encoded by the coding sequence ATGtctgctagggtcgagcctgTCGGTCAGAGACAGACTCCACATGGTACtgtgggcgcgtcgggctctcagactccgATGGTTTCAGAGGTTCCTACTACGACCGTACCCGTCGTACCCACTCCTACAGTATTCACAATGCCACCAGCGGTGCCACCTGCGGCATATCTGATACCTCCTCCAGCCGTGCCTACTGCATATCTGGCACCTCCTCCAGCTGTGCGTACGGCATATTCGATACCTCCTCCAACCGTGCCTACGGCGTATCCAGCACCTCCTCCAGCAGTACCTGCTATTGCGTACCCAGCACACGCACCAGCAGCACTAGTTACACCTATCGCACCTCCAATCACTCCTGCCTATAttgaccctgcagtgccacctGTGGTACCTGTCCCAGCTTATGCAATAGCACCAGGGGTACCTCCCCCGGCCTATCCAGCAGTACCACCTGTAGTACTAGCTCCAGTGGTTTCGCCAGTTACCGCAACAGTCCCTACTCACCTTACTGATATAGTTGCAGCACGAGCTAGGATCCCAgctttggcagagtcgatgaaaagTTGA